A genomic window from Paucibacter sp. KCTC 42545 includes:
- a CDS encoding XRE family transcriptional regulator encodes MSRGGVQGFQKDRLSQILAARRLTQVQLASMVDVSPATVSKWRAGTQAPERDALERLAGVVNVTPEWFTRAPGAKLSLPLFRSNASAHVAARAMLEARLEWAQDVAAALMEYVDYPDVNLPSRDYTDPEEITNEDIEQAASECRDLWRLGRSAIQDLALAVEGAGVIVVREETGIAQIEGLSAWSEALGRPLILLSADKNNGYRSRFDLAHEVGHLILHRHIQRTTDNARHKMMEAQAHRFAGAFLLPAETFASEVRVPPTLDDLLLLKRRWGVSAAAIIMRLKALEMLDEDGAMMLFKRRSARWGAKSEPGDEDRRPEQPRLLRRTIDLLVEEKVMPLEAIPRHIGLAAGDVEALAGLPEGYFQGKTNVVEFARLKATHRPVDDQPAQGNKVVPLRPVSKS; translated from the coding sequence ATGAGCAGGGGTGGTGTACAAGGATTTCAGAAAGATCGACTTAGCCAAATTCTTGCGGCCCGTCGTCTGACTCAAGTCCAGTTGGCCTCAATGGTCGACGTGTCTCCGGCGACCGTCAGTAAGTGGCGCGCAGGAACGCAAGCGCCCGAGCGTGACGCGCTTGAACGCCTTGCTGGCGTGGTCAACGTCACGCCGGAATGGTTTACGCGTGCGCCTGGGGCGAAGTTGTCGTTGCCGCTTTTTCGCAGCAACGCTTCAGCGCACGTCGCTGCACGAGCCATGCTGGAGGCCCGCCTTGAGTGGGCCCAGGACGTGGCGGCTGCCCTGATGGAGTATGTTGACTACCCCGATGTCAATTTGCCCTCTCGCGATTACACCGATCCAGAAGAGATCACGAACGAGGACATCGAGCAGGCTGCCAGCGAATGCCGAGACCTGTGGCGTTTGGGCCGTTCGGCGATTCAAGACTTGGCGCTGGCAGTGGAAGGCGCTGGAGTGATCGTCGTCCGGGAAGAAACCGGCATCGCTCAGATCGAAGGGCTATCGGCTTGGAGTGAAGCATTGGGGCGACCGCTCATTCTTTTGTCCGCCGACAAAAACAATGGGTACCGCAGTCGCTTCGATCTTGCCCACGAGGTCGGGCATCTGATCCTGCATCGTCACATTCAGCGCACGACAGACAACGCGCGTCACAAAATGATGGAAGCGCAGGCACACCGTTTCGCAGGCGCATTTTTGCTGCCCGCCGAAACGTTCGCCAGCGAAGTTCGCGTGCCTCCGACTCTGGATGATTTGTTGCTGCTGAAGCGTCGTTGGGGCGTATCGGCGGCAGCGATCATCATGCGGCTCAAGGCACTTGAGATGCTGGATGAAGATGGCGCGATGATGCTTTTCAAGCGTCGCTCTGCTCGGTGGGGTGCGAAATCGGAACCCGGAGACGAGGACCGTCGACCAGAGCAGCCGCGCCTGCTTCGTCGCACCATTGATCTGCTGGTCGAAGAAAAGGTCATGCCTTTAGAAGCCATTCCGAGGCACATCGGACTGGCTGCGGGCGACGTTGAGGCACTCGCCGGATTGCCCGAAGGCTACTTCCAGGGCAAAACCAATGTCGTGGAGTTTGCGCGACTGAAAGCAACCCATAGGCCGGTTGATGACCAACCGGCCCAAGGCAATAAGGTGGTGCCGCTCCGGCCCGTCTCCAAATCCTGA
- a CDS encoding MarR family winged helix-turn-helix transcriptional regulator, with protein sequence MFDHCLYFNTTSLARKLEREWSVAFKPFGLTPSQAFMLRVILTKPGHHQIELAKEMNITKPTASRSLDGLAQLGLIERRGSNKDSRGVQIFPTNHALQIFDELNAASGEVTKKFKSLLGAEEFDGIVSRLRTISSAID encoded by the coding sequence ATGTTCGATCATTGCCTTTACTTCAACACGACATCCTTGGCCAGAAAACTGGAGAGGGAGTGGTCAGTTGCGTTCAAGCCATTTGGATTGACGCCATCGCAGGCGTTCATGCTGCGAGTCATTCTCACCAAGCCAGGACATCATCAAATTGAGCTTGCCAAAGAAATGAACATCACGAAGCCGACTGCTTCGCGCAGTCTTGATGGTTTGGCCCAATTAGGATTGATTGAACGTCGCGGCTCAAATAAGGACTCTCGAGGTGTCCAAATATTTCCAACGAACCACGCACTGCAGATTTTTGATGAGCTAAATGCGGCCAGTGGGGAAGTTACCAAGAAGTTCAAATCCCTGCTTGGGGCAGAGGAGTTTGATGGAATCGTGAGTCGCCTACGAACAATCAGCAGCGCGATTGATTGA
- a CDS encoding tautomerase family protein, translating into MPILNVKVSSDPSPDLTSQINSLLLDITSRILKKKPELTAIAIDYVSRDHWSIGGKSLRDLGKNSVYFDIKITDETNTKDEKARYIAEAFTGFEKLLGELDEKSYVYIQDVRAATYGYGGRTQEYRYQNS; encoded by the coding sequence ATGCCCATCCTCAATGTCAAAGTGAGCTCGGACCCATCACCAGATCTGACCAGTCAGATCAATTCGCTTCTGCTGGACATTACGTCGCGCATTTTGAAGAAAAAGCCGGAACTGACGGCTATTGCTATCGATTATGTTTCCCGTGATCACTGGTCAATCGGAGGAAAGTCTCTTCGCGATCTTGGCAAAAATAGTGTCTATTTCGACATCAAAATCACAGACGAAACAAATACCAAAGACGAAAAGGCGAGATACATCGCTGAAGCTTTCACAGGGTTTGAAAAATTATTGGGTGAACTTGACGAAAAAAGCTACGTCTATATCCAAGATGTAAGAGCGGCCACTTATGGATATGGCGGAAGAACTCAAGAATACAGATACCAGAACTCATGA
- a CDS encoding OsmC family protein translates to MAKLHDFASSIIWTGNRGEGTRAYKGYDRTWDIALPGKDIIHCSNDPLLGGDPTKMNPEDLLISALSACHMLWYLHLASNAGIVVTGYRDDPVGQGETLPNGAGRFLSAVLRPKISVQEGVDLEFAGELHHKVHDFCFIARSVNFPVSYEPTFNVVAR, encoded by the coding sequence ATGGCAAAGCTACACGATTTCGCTTCCTCAATTATCTGGACTGGAAACCGTGGAGAGGGAACCCGCGCCTACAAAGGTTACGACCGGACTTGGGATATTGCTTTGCCCGGCAAGGACATCATTCATTGTTCGAATGATCCTCTCCTTGGAGGTGATCCAACCAAGATGAATCCTGAAGATCTTCTGATTTCGGCTTTGTCCGCATGCCACATGCTTTGGTATTTACATCTTGCGAGCAATGCTGGGATCGTTGTTACAGGCTACCGTGACGATCCGGTTGGCCAAGGCGAGACTCTGCCGAATGGCGCAGGACGGTTTCTTTCTGCAGTTCTCCGTCCAAAAATTTCAGTGCAAGAGGGCGTAGATTTGGAGTTTGCTGGTGAACTTCACCATAAAGTTCATGACTTTTGCTTTATTGCTCGATCAGTTAATTTTCCCGTGAGCTATGAGCCAACTTTCAATGTAGTCGCTCGATAA
- a CDS encoding patatin-like phospholipase family protein: protein MSFSPTTLRLEKIETLVFAGGGNRCWWQAGVMSHLLDRGWRLPATLIGTSAGAAIATSLLTCSARDALIACKRLYGQNNQLFDWRSLAQLKLKFAHQHIYPAWIESFTSDLHLERLRAAPSDLIVAITRPARALGLAGSLLVGSFAYLLDKKLAHSIHPRLPRYLGLRQEFLSLKAAADGQSARTLLQAVAAAAPFMLAQRIGSEWGFDGGYADNAPIPPQTSEQKAKTLVLLTRHYPDLPPIFEWNERCYWQPSQKVPVSTWDCRPNTSVDAAFELGLRDGASVG, encoded by the coding sequence ATGTCATTTTCCCCAACAACATTGCGTCTAGAAAAAATCGAGACCCTGGTTTTTGCTGGAGGCGGAAACCGTTGCTGGTGGCAAGCAGGCGTCATGTCGCACCTCTTGGACCGCGGCTGGCGGCTGCCAGCTACACTTATCGGTACGAGCGCTGGTGCTGCAATCGCCACATCCCTATTGACCTGCTCGGCACGCGATGCGCTTATTGCCTGCAAACGGCTTTACGGTCAAAACAATCAACTTTTCGATTGGCGGTCACTCGCTCAACTGAAGCTGAAATTTGCACATCAGCATATCTATCCTGCTTGGATTGAGTCTTTTACAAGCGATCTGCACCTTGAAAGATTGCGTGCTGCTCCTTCAGATTTAATCGTAGCCATCACCCGCCCTGCAAGAGCGCTTGGTTTAGCAGGGAGCCTTCTAGTAGGATCATTTGCCTATCTACTGGACAAGAAATTGGCCCACAGCATCCACCCTAGACTGCCGCGCTATCTTGGTCTGCGACAAGAGTTTTTAAGTCTTAAGGCTGCTGCCGACGGACAGTCCGCTAGGACGCTTTTGCAGGCAGTTGCAGCAGCAGCACCATTCATGCTCGCGCAGCGGATTGGAAGCGAGTGGGGCTTTGATGGTGGGTATGCCGACAACGCACCTATCCCACCTCAGACGAGCGAGCAAAAAGCAAAGACACTTGTCCTTCTGACCCGGCATTACCCTGACCTGCCGCCTATCTTCGAGTGGAACGAGAGATGTTATTGGCAGCCCAGTCAAAAGGTTCCAGTTTCTACGTGGGACTGCAGACCCAACACATCTGTTGACGCTGCCTTCGAACTTGGACTTCGGGACGGCGCTTCTGTGGGATGA
- a CDS encoding recombinase family protein, whose product MSEALKRRQRCAVYCRVSSDERLDQSFNSIDAQKEAGHSYIASQRSEGWIPVADDYDDGGFSGGNMERPGLRRLMNDIEDGRVDILVVYKIDRLTRSLADFSKMVEVFERAGVSFVSVTQQFNTTTSMGRLMLNVLLSFAQFEREVTGERIRDKITASKRKGMWMGGVPPLGYDVKDRRLVPNEREAKIIRHIFTRFVELGSTTKLMKELRMDGVTSKAWTTQDGNVREGKLIDKGLIYKLLGNRTYLGELRHKEEWFKGEHQPLIEPSTWEAVQSILKVSPRTRGNNTRATIPFLLKGIIEGADGRALTVAWTRKGAGKLYRYYIHTRENKEHAGASGLPRLPAIELEANVVQQLRRILRAPDLKARVAQLLTATDNQADEAKVCIAMLQIDKVWDQLFPAEQERIVRLLIKKVVVTPHNIEVQFRPNGIERLAAELKLPDHAEAAEEVAA is encoded by the coding sequence ATGAGCGAGGCCCTGAAACGCCGCCAGCGGTGTGCCGTGTATTGCCGTGTGTCCAGCGACGAGCGCCTGGACCAGTCCTTCAACTCCATAGACGCCCAGAAGGAGGCAGGCCATTCCTACATCGCCAGCCAGCGCAGCGAAGGCTGGATACCGGTAGCAGACGACTATGACGACGGGGGATTCTCCGGCGGCAACATGGAGCGGCCCGGATTGCGCCGGCTCATGAACGACATTGAGGATGGCCGCGTCGACATCCTTGTGGTCTACAAAATCGACCGCCTCACCCGCAGCCTGGCTGACTTCTCCAAGATGGTCGAAGTGTTCGAACGTGCTGGAGTGTCCTTCGTTTCGGTGACACAGCAGTTCAACACCACAACCAGCATGGGCCGACTGATGCTCAACGTGCTGCTGTCCTTTGCGCAGTTCGAGCGGGAGGTGACCGGGGAGCGCATCCGCGACAAGATCACGGCGTCCAAGCGCAAAGGCATGTGGATGGGCGGCGTACCGCCGCTGGGCTATGACGTGAAAGACCGCCGACTGGTTCCCAACGAACGCGAAGCAAAGATCATCCGGCACATCTTCACGAGGTTTGTTGAACTGGGCTCCACCACCAAGCTCATGAAAGAGTTGCGCATGGATGGCGTCACGTCGAAGGCCTGGACCACCCAGGACGGCAACGTCCGAGAGGGCAAGCTGATTGACAAGGGGCTGATCTACAAGCTCTTGGGAAACCGGACCTACCTGGGCGAGTTGCGGCACAAGGAGGAATGGTTCAAAGGCGAGCACCAGCCTTTGATCGAACCCAGCACCTGGGAAGCAGTGCAGTCCATCTTGAAGGTCAGCCCGCGCACCCGAGGTAACAACACCCGCGCGACCATTCCCTTCCTGCTCAAGGGCATCATCGAGGGTGCCGACGGTCGGGCGTTGACCGTGGCCTGGACCCGCAAGGGCGCCGGCAAGCTATACCGGTACTACATCCATACCCGCGAAAATAAGGAGCACGCTGGAGCGTCGGGTCTGCCGCGCCTACCGGCGATCGAATTGGAAGCTAACGTGGTCCAACAACTGCGTCGGATCCTCCGCGCTCCAGACCTCAAGGCCCGAGTGGCTCAACTCCTGACCGCAACAGACAACCAGGCTGACGAAGCCAAGGTGTGCATCGCCATGTTGCAAATTGATAAGGTCTGGGACCAACTATTCCCGGCAGAGCAGGAGCGCATCGTCCGCCTCCTGATTAAGAAGGTCGTGGTCACGCCCCACAACATCGAAGTGCAGTTTCGCCCGAATGGCATTGAACGACTGGCGGCGGAACTGAAACTTCCAGATCACGCAGAAGCGGCTGAGGAGGTCGCAGCATGA
- the istB gene encoding IS21-like element helper ATPase IstB: MLNEHTLDQLRSLRLDGMVQALTDGATRTAAAELSFEERLAMLVQREVDWRDGKRLARLLKAAKLKVSSACIEDINWRGSRGLDRSLITQLAGCDWLRHGHNVLLTGATGCGKTWLACALAQQAARQGFAVLYTRAPRLLEELRVAHGDGSFGRRLAQLARIDLLVIDDFAIAPVTAADRNDLLELLDDRVGSRSTLITSQLPVSNWHQWLDDPTLADAILDRIVHSAQKIALKGESLRKKQDSV; encoded by the coding sequence TTGCTCAACGAACACACCCTGGATCAACTGCGCAGCCTGCGCCTAGACGGCATGGTGCAGGCGCTTACCGATGGCGCCACCCGCACGGCAGCGGCCGAGCTGTCCTTCGAGGAGCGGCTGGCCATGCTGGTGCAACGCGAGGTCGATTGGCGCGACGGCAAACGCCTGGCCCGGCTGCTCAAGGCGGCCAAGCTCAAGGTCAGCAGCGCCTGCATCGAGGACATCAACTGGCGAGGCTCGCGCGGGCTGGATCGCAGCCTCATCACCCAACTGGCGGGCTGCGACTGGCTGCGCCACGGCCACAACGTGTTGCTCACCGGGGCCACGGGTTGCGGCAAGACCTGGCTCGCATGCGCGCTGGCCCAGCAGGCGGCACGCCAGGGATTCGCGGTGTTGTACACGCGGGCGCCGAGGCTGCTGGAAGAGCTGCGGGTGGCCCACGGCGACGGCTCCTTCGGCCGGCGCCTGGCACAACTGGCGCGCATTGACCTGCTGGTCATCGATGACTTTGCGATTGCACCGGTCACGGCGGCCGACCGTAACGACCTGCTGGAGTTGCTCGACGACCGGGTCGGCAGCCGCTCGACGCTCATCACCAGTCAGCTACCCGTCTCAAACTGGCACCAATGGTTGGATGACCCGACATTGGCCGATGCCATCTTGGACCGGATCGTCCATTCGGCACAAAAGATCGCGCTCAAGGGCGAGTCGCTGCGCAAGAAACAGGACTCGGTATGA
- the istA gene encoding IS21 family transposase, with translation MPTPRIHMRQLRQTLRLHLESGLSMRECSRVLGIAKSTVNSVVMKARAAGVDWAAAQTLDDAALEARLYGPAVPRSSTQLEPDFALVHQELKRPGVTLQLLWEEYQRGLTDAGSQAYKYTSFCVKYRAWVTGLKRSMRQVHPAGERLFIDYAGQTVPLVDAATGEIRQAQIFVAVLGASNYTFACATPTQTAADWVGAIMDALEFMGGVPRLIVPDQARALIARPDRYEATPSRLVEEFCDHYDVAMLPARPAHPRDKPKVEVGVQIVERWILARLRHRRFFTLAELNAAVRELLVDLNARPFKKLPGCRASAFAALDRPLLKPLPAARMPIARFKRARVNIDYHVELDGHYYSVPHRLVREQVELRITSTTVEILAGQQRVAVHAYSVRRGAHTTAPEHMPASHRAHREWTPAKLIAWGEHIGVATAAVVRWQMEHRPHPEQGYRSCLGLQSLARQFGHERLEAACVRAMSIRSPTYQSVKSILATGLDRQAAPAQATQAALPLHDNVRGPDYYH, from the coding sequence ATGCCCACTCCCAGGATTCACATGCGCCAACTTCGACAAACCCTTCGACTTCACCTTGAATCTGGCCTGAGCATGCGCGAGTGTTCGCGCGTGCTTGGCATCGCCAAGTCGACCGTCAATAGCGTCGTTATGAAGGCCCGCGCCGCCGGTGTGGACTGGGCCGCCGCCCAGACGCTGGACGATGCCGCCTTGGAGGCTCGCTTGTACGGCCCCGCTGTGCCTCGGTCCAGCACCCAGCTTGAGCCCGACTTCGCCCTCGTCCACCAGGAACTCAAGCGCCCCGGCGTCACCTTGCAATTGCTCTGGGAGGAGTACCAGCGCGGTCTGACCGACGCCGGCTCGCAAGCCTACAAGTACACCAGCTTCTGCGTGAAGTACCGCGCCTGGGTCACCGGCCTCAAGCGCTCGATGCGCCAGGTCCACCCGGCCGGCGAGCGCCTGTTCATTGACTACGCCGGCCAGACTGTGCCCTTGGTGGACGCTGCCACCGGCGAGATCCGGCAAGCGCAGATCTTCGTGGCCGTCCTCGGCGCCTCGAACTACACCTTCGCCTGCGCCACGCCGACACAGACAGCAGCCGACTGGGTCGGCGCCATCATGGATGCGCTGGAGTTCATGGGTGGCGTGCCCCGGCTGATCGTGCCGGATCAGGCGCGCGCCCTGATCGCCCGGCCCGACCGCTACGAGGCCACGCCTAGCCGTCTGGTCGAAGAGTTCTGCGACCACTACGACGTGGCGATGCTGCCCGCGCGTCCTGCTCATCCCCGCGACAAGCCCAAGGTGGAGGTCGGCGTGCAAATCGTCGAGCGTTGGATTCTGGCGCGGCTGCGGCACCGGCGCTTCTTCACCCTGGCTGAGCTCAACGCCGCTGTCCGGGAGTTGCTGGTGGACCTGAACGCTCGGCCGTTCAAGAAGCTACCCGGCTGTCGGGCCAGCGCCTTCGCGGCCTTGGATCGGCCGCTGCTCAAACCCCTGCCGGCAGCGCGCATGCCAATCGCCCGCTTCAAGCGCGCCCGGGTCAATATTGACTATCACGTTGAACTCGATGGCCATTACTACAGCGTGCCGCACCGGCTGGTGCGCGAGCAGGTCGAGTTGCGCATCACTTCGACCACGGTGGAGATTCTGGCGGGCCAGCAACGCGTGGCCGTGCACGCCTACAGCGTCCGGCGCGGGGCGCACACGACGGCGCCCGAGCACATGCCGGCCTCCCACCGGGCGCACCGAGAGTGGACCCCAGCCAAGCTCATCGCTTGGGGTGAGCACATCGGCGTGGCCACAGCCGCCGTGGTGCGCTGGCAGATGGAACACCGGCCGCACCCCGAGCAAGGCTACCGCTCCTGCCTCGGCCTGCAAAGCCTGGCGCGCCAGTTCGGCCACGAGCGGCTGGAAGCGGCCTGCGTTCGCGCCATGTCGATTCGCTCGCCGACCTACCAAAGCGTCAAGTCGATCCTGGCCACCGGCTTGGACCGGCAAGCCGCGCCGGCCCAAGCCACGCAGGCCGCACTCCCGCTGCATGACAACGTGCGCGGCCCCGATTACTACCACTGA
- the mads1 gene encoding methylation-associated defense system helix-turn-helix domain-containing protein MAD1, with translation MTDTDGEILTLEEVAAYLKAGKRTVYRLAQKGEIPAFKLGGTWRFRRSELDSWIAESINKKKPEAE, from the coding sequence ATGACTGATACAGATGGCGAAATTCTGACGCTAGAAGAGGTCGCCGCGTACCTAAAGGCTGGTAAGCGGACGGTCTATCGCCTTGCCCAAAAGGGTGAGATCCCGGCGTTCAAGCTGGGCGGCACTTGGCGATTTCGTCGATCCGAGCTGGACAGTTGGATCGCCGAAAGCATCAACAAAAAGAAGCCGGAGGCAGAGTGA
- a CDS encoding type II toxin-antitoxin system MqsA family antitoxin: MSANELCSVCGEGHVTNHADQIETEYKGKKGLVPMHYKCCDACGSDFASADESRLNKRAVLAFRKSVDGLLSGAEICALRNRFGINQKQAARLFGGGPVAFSKYENDDVAHSESMDKLLRLVLKSEQIFWSLVEQEGMVAELAPKGPKQVSGPRKVFRSTATNVIQVEFGNGFSAPTLIAATHRYQPADELNEDLRWKH, from the coding sequence ATGAGTGCCAATGAGCTTTGCTCGGTCTGCGGTGAAGGTCACGTGACGAATCACGCTGATCAAATTGAGACCGAGTACAAAGGGAAAAAGGGACTGGTGCCAATGCATTACAAATGCTGTGATGCGTGTGGTTCTGATTTTGCAAGCGCGGATGAGAGTCGCTTGAATAAACGTGCCGTTTTGGCTTTTCGAAAGTCAGTTGATGGCTTGTTGTCAGGTGCAGAAATTTGTGCCTTGCGCAATCGTTTCGGCATTAACCAAAAGCAAGCTGCAAGGCTGTTTGGTGGGGGTCCTGTTGCTTTTAGCAAGTACGAAAATGACGATGTTGCGCATTCCGAGTCGATGGATAAGCTCTTGCGACTCGTCTTGAAGAGCGAACAAATATTTTGGTCACTCGTTGAGCAAGAGGGAATGGTTGCGGAATTGGCCCCCAAAGGTCCTAAGCAAGTGAGTGGGCCAAGAAAAGTTTTCAGGTCGACGGCTACAAACGTAATCCAGGTTGAGTTCGGCAATGGGTTTTCTGCGCCTACGCTGATTGCGGCGACGCATCGATACCAGCCGGCTGATGAATTGAACGAGGACTTACGATGGAAGCATTGA
- a CDS encoding DHH family phosphoesterase, whose protein sequence is MKSILPLQLLLAPSLEDPNPLVLYHGKGCPDGFAAALAAWLFYGGQAEFLGLDHGQVQSLADLPPVDGRAVYILDFSFPAEILSAIDAAAAKLVMLDHHKSAAEKLSGFQCRCGVVHFDMSKSGARLAWEFFLPEQPLPDLVRFIEDRDIWAWQYPESGAYLSALDMEAKEFERWQEIAAFSPDETAAFMARGAAMDEKYRKLCADLAEGAQPLTFNGITGLMVNAPGMFHSLVGDLLSAKSGTFALMWSAGAGGAVKCGLRSQRNFDCIPLAESLGGGGHAQACGFRMGVARLPELLGGEFNAQGSGDAQA, encoded by the coding sequence ATGAAATCCATTCTCCCTTTGCAACTTTTGCTTGCCCCCTCGCTTGAGGATCCAAACCCGCTGGTGCTGTATCACGGCAAAGGCTGCCCTGACGGTTTTGCTGCGGCGCTGGCCGCCTGGCTGTTTTATGGCGGCCAAGCCGAGTTCCTGGGGCTCGATCATGGGCAGGTGCAGAGCCTGGCCGATCTGCCGCCGGTCGACGGGCGTGCGGTCTACATCCTCGACTTCTCGTTTCCGGCGGAGATTCTGAGCGCCATCGATGCGGCTGCCGCCAAGTTGGTGATGTTGGATCATCACAAGAGCGCGGCTGAAAAGCTCAGCGGCTTCCAATGCCGCTGTGGTGTGGTGCATTTCGATATGAGCAAGTCAGGCGCGCGCTTGGCCTGGGAGTTCTTCCTGCCCGAGCAGCCTTTGCCTGATCTGGTGCGCTTCATCGAAGACCGCGACATCTGGGCCTGGCAATACCCCGAAAGCGGCGCCTATTTGTCGGCGCTGGACATGGAAGCCAAGGAGTTTGAGCGCTGGCAAGAAATTGCCGCTTTCAGCCCCGACGAGACGGCAGCGTTCATGGCGCGTGGCGCGGCGATGGACGAGAAATATCGCAAGCTGTGTGCCGACCTGGCGGAGGGTGCCCAGCCGCTGACCTTCAACGGCATCACCGGTTTGATGGTCAATGCACCGGGCATGTTCCATAGCCTTGTCGGTGATTTGTTGTCGGCCAAGTCCGGCACTTTTGCTTTGATGTGGAGTGCCGGCGCTGGCGGAGCAGTGAAATGCGGGCTGCGTTCGCAGCGCAACTTTGATTGCATCCCGCTGGCCGAGAGCCTGGGCGGTGGCGGGCACGCTCAAGCCTGTGGATTCAGGATGGGCGTGGCCCGCTTGCCGGAGTTGCTGGGCGGCGAGTTCAATGCGCAAGGTAGCGGCGACGCCCAAGCTTGA
- a CDS encoding CysB family HTH-type transcriptional regulator: protein MNFQQLRSVREAQRRGFNLTEVALALHTSQPGVSRQIRELEDELGIEIFHRAGKRLTGLTEPGRNVLPIVERLLHEADNLKRAGDDYAQAGSGTLRIAATHSQARYALPPVVRDFRAAHPDVTLHLQQGSPQQVARLLLDGEADVGIATEALTQYTELVALPCYRWTHNIIVPLGHPLAAEAEALAAEGQVLSLARLAQFPIVTYESGYTGRAHIDDAFSKAGLELNVVLAAMDADVIKTYVDLGLGVGIVAAIAYDEQRDQHLSAIDARHLFADNLTRLAVRRDAYLRDYIYAFIATFAAPLDRATVDQARSGHGD from the coding sequence GTGAATTTCCAACAATTGAGATCCGTCCGAGAAGCGCAGCGCCGCGGCTTCAACCTCACCGAAGTAGCCCTGGCGCTGCACACCTCGCAGCCGGGCGTCAGCCGCCAAATCAGGGAGCTGGAAGACGAACTGGGCATTGAGATTTTTCACCGCGCCGGCAAGCGCCTGACCGGCCTGACCGAACCGGGCCGCAATGTGCTGCCCATCGTCGAGCGCTTGCTTCACGAAGCCGACAACCTCAAGCGCGCCGGTGATGACTACGCCCAGGCCGGCAGCGGCACGCTGCGCATCGCCGCCACGCACAGCCAGGCCCGCTACGCCTTGCCGCCGGTGGTGCGCGACTTCCGCGCCGCCCATCCCGATGTCACCTTGCACCTGCAACAAGGCTCGCCGCAGCAAGTGGCGCGCCTGCTGCTGGACGGCGAGGCCGATGTGGGCATTGCCACCGAAGCACTGACCCAGTACACCGAACTGGTCGCCCTGCCCTGCTACCGCTGGACCCACAACATCATCGTCCCGCTGGGCCACCCCTTGGCAGCCGAGGCCGAGGCGCTGGCAGCCGAGGGTCAGGTCTTGAGTCTGGCCCGCTTGGCGCAGTTCCCTATCGTCACGTATGAGAGCGGCTACACCGGCCGCGCCCACATCGACGACGCTTTCAGCAAGGCCGGGCTGGAGCTCAATGTGGTGCTGGCCGCGATGGACGCCGATGTGATTAAAACCTATGTCGATCTGGGCTTGGGTGTGGGCATCGTCGCGGCCATTGCCTACGACGAGCAACGCGACCAGCATCTGAGCGCCATCGACGCACGCCATCTGTTTGCCGACAATTTGACCCGCTTGGCCGTGCGCCGCGACGCCTATTTGCGCGACTACATCTACGCCTTCATCGCCACCTTTGCCGCGCCACTGGACCGCGCCACCGTAGATCAGGCGCGCAGCGGGCACGGCGACTGA
- a CDS encoding peroxiredoxin, with protein MPSLRLGDLAPDFEQASTEGPISFHQWLGDSWGVLFSHPADFTPVCTTELGRTAKLKDEFSRRNVKAIALSVDPLDKHLAWITDINDTQGTEVNFPILADADRRVSELYDLIHPNASATLTVRSLFIIDPAKKVRLIITYPASTGRNFNEILRVIDSLQLTEYQSVATPADWQDGDDVVIVPSLQDPELLKQKFPQGFEAVRPYLRYTTLPKRAA; from the coding sequence ATGCCAAGCCTGCGCCTGGGCGACCTCGCCCCTGACTTTGAACAAGCTTCCACCGAAGGCCCGATCAGCTTCCACCAATGGCTGGGTGATAGCTGGGGCGTGTTGTTCTCGCACCCGGCCGATTTCACGCCGGTCTGCACGACAGAGTTGGGCCGCACGGCCAAGCTCAAAGACGAGTTCTCGCGCCGCAATGTGAAGGCCATCGCCCTGTCGGTGGACCCGCTGGACAAGCATCTGGCCTGGATCACCGACATCAACGACACCCAGGGCACCGAGGTGAATTTCCCTATCCTGGCCGATGCCGACCGCCGTGTCAGCGAACTCTACGACCTGATTCACCCGAATGCCTCGGCCACGCTGACCGTGCGCTCGCTCTTCATCATCGACCCGGCCAAAAAGGTTCGGCTGATCATCACCTACCCGGCGTCCACCGGCCGCAACTTCAACGAGATCCTGCGCGTCATCGACTCGCTGCAGTTGACCGAGTACCAAAGCGTGGCCACGCCGGCCGACTGGCAGGACGGCGACGATGTGGTGATCGTGCCTTCGCTGCAAGACCCGGAACTGCTCAAACAGAAGTTCCCGCAGGGATTTGAAGCCGTGCGCCCTTATCTGCGCTACACCACCCTGCCCAAACGAGCCGCTTGA